One Glycine max cultivar Williams 82 chromosome 4, Glycine_max_v4.0, whole genome shotgun sequence DNA segment encodes these proteins:
- the LOC100799341 gene encoding general transcription factor IIE subunit 1 isoform X1 codes for MVDHYNKLVKLAARAFYDDLTSKGENQPKSGRSDNRGIAVVILDALTRRQWVREEDLAKDLKLHTKQLRRTLRFFEEEKIITREYRRETAKGAKMYSAATAATVDVQLTGKEGEEKVKLHTHSYCCLDYAQIYDVVRYRIHRMKKLLKDELDNKNTIEEYICRKCGKRYNALDALRLVSFEDDDFHCESCNGKLEVESDKFVAQEGGDGDENARRWRHEKLKDMLQKMEAQLKPLMDQLSRVKDLPVPEFGSLLAWEARASAMGRAANGDISGDSKMSQLGYNGAAMPYSGDTKVVVDFNGTEDTKDVKSETGSTSLKVLPPWMIKSGMVLTKEQRGEVKEEMKMDGTSISTSAQYLDDKKSTVDHDDKRNIQDEYIKAYYAALLKQQHELEAASKQELSNTLTANDPSSSASNRQVGMKSKLEEDDDGTEWEEAPVAGTGNENYKVDLNVQADDAPADDDEDVDWEEG; via the exons ATGGTCGATCACTACAACAA GCTGGTTAAACTAGCGGCGAGGGCTTTCTACGATGATCTGACGAGTAAAGGAGAGAATCAACCCAAATCGGGAAGGAGTGATAACAGAGGAATCGCTGTGGTGATTCTCGATGCCCTCACGAG GCGACAATGGGTCCGAGAAGAAGACTTGGCAAAAGATCTCAAATTACACACAAAACAGCTTCGCCGAACTCTCCGGTTTTTTGAAGAGGAGAAGATCATTACTCGAGAATATAGGAGAGAG ACAGCAAAAGGAGCAAAAATGTATAGTGCTGCTACAGCTGCTACAGTTGATGTTCAACTAACTGGAAAAGAGGGAGAAGAAAAGGTCAAGTTGCACACACACTCTTACTGTTGTCTAGATTATGCACAG ATATATGATGTGGTTAGGTACAGAATACATCGCATGAAGAAGCTGCTGAAAGATGAATTGGACAACAAGaacacaattgaggaatatatCTGTAGAAAATGTGGAAAAAG ATATAATGCTCTGGATGCATTGCGATTAGTATCTTTTGAAGATGATGACTTCCATTGTGAAAGTTGTAATGGAAAACTTGAGGTAGAAAGTGACAAATTTGTTGCTCAAGAAGGGGGTGATGGAGATGAAAATGCAAGAAGATGGCGGCATGAAAAGTTAAAAGACATGCTTCAGAAGATGGAG GCACAGCTGAAGCCTTTAATGGACCAACTCAGCCGGGTGAAAGATTTGCCTGTTCCAGAGTTTGGCAGTCTTCTAGCGTGGGAAGCTCGGGCTAGTGCTATGGGGCGTGCAGCCAACGGAGATATTTCTGGAGATTCTAAAATGTCTCAGCTTGGATATAATGGAGCAGCAATGCCTTATAGTGGAGATACTAAG GTTGTGGTGGACTTCAATGGAACTGAAGACACAAAGGATGTTAAGTCAGAAACTGGAAGTACATCTCTAAAGGTTTTGCCACCATGGATGATTAAATCAGGGATGGTTCTTACAAAGGAACAACGTGGAGAGGTGAAGGAGGAAATGAAGATGGATGGGACTTCAATTTCCACATCAGCACAGTACTTGGACGACAAGAAATCAACAGTTGACCATGATGATAAGAGAAATATACAG gATGAGTATATTAAGGCTTATTATGCTGCTTTGCTTAAACAACAACATGAATTGGAAGCTGCTAGTAAACAAGAATTGTCAAATACACTCACTGCAAATGATCCTTCTAGCAGTGCTTCTAATCGTCAAGTTGGCATGAAATCAAAACTtgaggaa
- the LOC100799341 gene encoding general transcription factor IIE subunit 1 isoform X2 produces the protein MVDHYNKLVKLAARAFYDDLTSKGENQPKSGRSDNRGIAVVILDALTRRQWVREEDLAKDLKLHTKQLRRTLRFFEEEKIITREYRRETAKGAKMYSAATAATVDVQLTGKEGEEKIYDVVRYRIHRMKKLLKDELDNKNTIEEYICRKCGKRYNALDALRLVSFEDDDFHCESCNGKLEVESDKFVAQEGGDGDENARRWRHEKLKDMLQKMEAQLKPLMDQLSRVKDLPVPEFGSLLAWEARASAMGRAANGDISGDSKMSQLGYNGAAMPYSGDTKVVVDFNGTEDTKDVKSETGSTSLKVLPPWMIKSGMVLTKEQRGEVKEEMKMDGTSISTSAQYLDDKKSTVDHDDKRNIQDEYIKAYYAALLKQQHELEAASKQELSNTLTANDPSSSASNRQVGMKSKLEEDDDGTEWEEAPVAGTGNENYKVDLNVQADDAPADDDEDVDWEEG, from the exons ATGGTCGATCACTACAACAA GCTGGTTAAACTAGCGGCGAGGGCTTTCTACGATGATCTGACGAGTAAAGGAGAGAATCAACCCAAATCGGGAAGGAGTGATAACAGAGGAATCGCTGTGGTGATTCTCGATGCCCTCACGAG GCGACAATGGGTCCGAGAAGAAGACTTGGCAAAAGATCTCAAATTACACACAAAACAGCTTCGCCGAACTCTCCGGTTTTTTGAAGAGGAGAAGATCATTACTCGAGAATATAGGAGAGAG ACAGCAAAAGGAGCAAAAATGTATAGTGCTGCTACAGCTGCTACAGTTGATGTTCAACTAACTGGAAAAGAGGGAGAAGAAAAG ATATATGATGTGGTTAGGTACAGAATACATCGCATGAAGAAGCTGCTGAAAGATGAATTGGACAACAAGaacacaattgaggaatatatCTGTAGAAAATGTGGAAAAAG ATATAATGCTCTGGATGCATTGCGATTAGTATCTTTTGAAGATGATGACTTCCATTGTGAAAGTTGTAATGGAAAACTTGAGGTAGAAAGTGACAAATTTGTTGCTCAAGAAGGGGGTGATGGAGATGAAAATGCAAGAAGATGGCGGCATGAAAAGTTAAAAGACATGCTTCAGAAGATGGAG GCACAGCTGAAGCCTTTAATGGACCAACTCAGCCGGGTGAAAGATTTGCCTGTTCCAGAGTTTGGCAGTCTTCTAGCGTGGGAAGCTCGGGCTAGTGCTATGGGGCGTGCAGCCAACGGAGATATTTCTGGAGATTCTAAAATGTCTCAGCTTGGATATAATGGAGCAGCAATGCCTTATAGTGGAGATACTAAG GTTGTGGTGGACTTCAATGGAACTGAAGACACAAAGGATGTTAAGTCAGAAACTGGAAGTACATCTCTAAAGGTTTTGCCACCATGGATGATTAAATCAGGGATGGTTCTTACAAAGGAACAACGTGGAGAGGTGAAGGAGGAAATGAAGATGGATGGGACTTCAATTTCCACATCAGCACAGTACTTGGACGACAAGAAATCAACAGTTGACCATGATGATAAGAGAAATATACAG gATGAGTATATTAAGGCTTATTATGCTGCTTTGCTTAAACAACAACATGAATTGGAAGCTGCTAGTAAACAAGAATTGTCAAATACACTCACTGCAAATGATCCTTCTAGCAGTGCTTCTAATCGTCAAGTTGGCATGAAATCAAAACTtgaggaa